A section of the Roseivirga sp. BDSF3-8 genome encodes:
- a CDS encoding DUF4157 domain-containing protein, whose translation MKDSSHVNRQANPQAPKAIQPAQRKSSQAGSIKAPHFTEVKTTAESENTAQLQAIARAFAPTGPPPLPPDASPAQRQAASTTGGGSGLPGSGLPGSGLPGQLKNGIENLSGYSMDDVRVHYNSSKLAQLKAHAYAQGNDIHMAPGQEKHLPHEAWHVVQQKQGRVKATKQLKGQTLVNDDAGLEHEADVMGAKALQFAGTGAGISRGTGKGSKSPGTIQRKPDPEEESLHDTIKQASGKNTIKWPIKKVPLGQHFELEGAVTLAIDTGRTPSTETGFKGPEMKGPDGLGTEINAKKKEMVGKIKAGALNFISGNTQLSSSDEFGNFYLGFSLGTDFASTSLSGTKQETKLAGAKLRGIGRWDYKPGVRVDVYLEGSLSVTAAVSQEILEKALKRAANAPKVRKGRALQKAMTEALEAEQRLVARQLAEMQRKPSQKAVEAFIKDALTREKDEAVKMLRRVHGIGQGKASRIYDHFSKSKNSFRKLDDLRRVPKIKHSTVIRQFKNATSLADPAEVRALQRKAASITDDLAKIGSKTALEVFEKEAAEKAGKRTVAKVASKVAAKLGLKVAARVALKFIPFVNIVMLAWDIYEIGSLIYNVWNSKDMPPGQGGSGSSSSENSSSGTGDTGDAETGQQAEPHEKGSENASGNGPVGISKTMVDKLAAPPPNVQALWAELTKEGSPGTLTDAHLQKFLDTIPPNISEQEVADIVSFIKKKGASTPEELLTALEYAVHQTKETLTDSEDGKSAPPADPSGGKEHAELPKGPAGNGQETAHEREWDGIHKRINASEAVFDGAAGSGKSGTVSIANISMAHTKGAQVNLTLVGWDITGTNSVSVLNVPAIVTKRLYFNQNSGRTTNSRASATGMKIFYQITQGVKFDWPGDRDGVLPQNREIWGYFSF comes from the coding sequence ATGAAAGACAGTTCCCACGTCAATAGACAAGCTAACCCCCAAGCCCCCAAAGCGATACAACCTGCTCAGCGCAAGTCATCGCAGGCAGGTAGCATTAAAGCCCCGCACTTTACCGAAGTAAAGACCACGGCAGAATCTGAGAATACCGCCCAGCTCCAGGCTATTGCCAGAGCCTTTGCCCCCACAGGACCGCCCCCTTTGCCCCCTGATGCCAGCCCCGCCCAGCGCCAGGCAGCAAGCACCACTGGGGGAGGGTCCGGCCTTCCGGGGTCCGGCCTTCCGGGGTCCGGCCTCCCTGGTCAGCTTAAAAATGGCATAGAAAACCTTTCCGGCTACAGCATGGATGATGTAAGGGTTCACTATAATTCGTCCAAACTTGCCCAACTAAAGGCACATGCCTATGCCCAGGGCAACGACATCCACATGGCTCCCGGTCAGGAAAAGCACCTGCCGCATGAAGCCTGGCATGTAGTGCAGCAAAAGCAGGGTCGCGTAAAGGCAACGAAACAGCTAAAAGGCCAGACGCTAGTGAATGACGATGCTGGCCTGGAGCACGAAGCCGACGTAATGGGGGCCAAAGCCCTACAGTTTGCCGGTACCGGGGCCGGGATAAGCAGGGGTACCGGGAAGGGAAGTAAAAGTCCGGGCACAATACAGCGTAAACCTGACCCGGAAGAAGAAAGCCTGCACGATACCATTAAGCAGGCTTCAGGAAAAAACACCATTAAATGGCCTATCAAAAAGGTTCCCTTAGGCCAGCACTTCGAGTTAGAGGGAGCAGTAACTCTCGCAATCGACACAGGTAGAACACCCAGTACAGAAACCGGGTTTAAGGGACCTGAAATGAAAGGCCCCGACGGACTCGGCACTGAGATTAATGCCAAAAAGAAAGAGATGGTTGGCAAGATTAAGGCCGGAGCCCTTAATTTCATTTCAGGCAACACCCAATTATCAAGTTCAGATGAATTCGGCAACTTTTACCTTGGATTCAGCCTGGGTACCGACTTTGCTTCTACAAGCCTGAGCGGAACGAAGCAAGAGACCAAACTGGCCGGAGCCAAACTACGAGGCATAGGCCGTTGGGACTATAAGCCCGGCGTGAGAGTAGATGTCTACCTGGAAGGCAGCCTGTCAGTAACTGCCGCTGTCTCACAGGAGATATTGGAAAAAGCCCTGAAGCGGGCAGCCAATGCTCCAAAGGTGCGTAAAGGCAGAGCACTGCAGAAAGCAATGACAGAAGCTCTGGAAGCCGAGCAGCGTTTAGTGGCACGTCAGTTGGCAGAGATGCAACGTAAGCCCTCGCAAAAAGCAGTTGAAGCATTTATAAAAGACGCCCTCACCCGTGAAAAAGATGAGGCTGTAAAAATGCTCAGGCGCGTGCATGGCATAGGGCAGGGAAAGGCTTCCCGTATCTATGACCATTTTTCCAAATCGAAGAATTCATTCAGAAAACTGGATGATCTTCGCAGGGTCCCGAAGATTAAGCACAGTACGGTAATACGCCAGTTTAAAAATGCCACCAGTCTGGCAGATCCCGCAGAAGTAAGAGCCCTTCAGCGCAAAGCGGCCAGCATCACTGACGACCTGGCCAAAATTGGTTCAAAAACAGCTTTAGAGGTATTCGAAAAGGAAGCAGCCGAAAAAGCAGGAAAACGTACCGTAGCTAAGGTAGCTTCAAAGGTAGCCGCTAAGCTGGGTCTGAAAGTGGCAGCCAGGGTAGCCCTCAAGTTTATTCCTTTTGTAAACATCGTAATGTTAGCCTGGGATATCTACGAAATCGGTTCGTTAATATATAACGTTTGGAACAGTAAGGACATGCCACCTGGTCAGGGTGGAAGTGGCAGCAGTAGCAGTGAAAACAGCAGTAGCGGCACCGGAGATACAGGCGACGCGGAAACCGGGCAGCAAGCCGAACCCCATGAAAAAGGCAGCGAAAATGCTTCTGGCAATGGGCCTGTCGGTATTTCAAAAACAATGGTTGATAAGCTGGCCGCTCCTCCTCCCAATGTACAGGCTCTATGGGCCGAACTTACTAAAGAAGGCAGCCCCGGAACGCTTACAGATGCCCACCTGCAAAAATTCCTGGACACCATCCCTCCTAACATTAGTGAGCAGGAGGTGGCAGATATAGTTTCATTCATAAAAAAGAAAGGCGCCTCCACACCCGAAGAACTTCTGACAGCATTAGAGTATGCTGTACATCAGACGAAAGAGACGCTAACAGACTCTGAGGATGGAAAAAGCGCTCCCCCTGCTGACCCTTCGGGTGGTAAGGAACACGCCGAACTGCCAAAAGGACCGGCCGGAAATGGTCAGGAAACAGCTCATGAAAGAGAGTGGGATGGCATACATAAAAGGATAAATGCTTCTGAAGCAGTTTTTGACGGCGCAGCGGGTAGTGGAAAGTCTGGTACAGTATCCATTGCAAACATTTCCATGGCCCATACCAAAGGGGCACAAGTGAACCTCACCCTGGTAGGTTGGGATATCACAGGCACAAATTCGGTTTCCGTATTGAATGTGCCTGCTATTGTGACCAAACGGTTGTACTTTAACCAAAATTCAGGCCGCACCACAAATAGCAGAGCATCCGCTACAGGTATGAAAATCTTTTACCAAATTACTCAGGGCGTAAAATTTGACTGGCCCGGCGATCGTGACGGCGTACTACCCCAAAACCGTGAGATATGGGGTTATTTCTCTTTCTAA
- a CDS encoding WG repeat-containing protein, translating to MDSDFDNHTTTPFFYYAEDGLYGYIDPKGEVVIPARYSEANAFSEGLALVRQGDKQGFINGRGEWVFSTEFDEIFPFAGGRAVVYKDGLAGYIDTSGKVVIAPQFAEAWSFSEGVAAVQHADGLYGYIDSTGTYVIPPQYAYAEAFSEGLAAIATHSYKDEYGDEVIDSIGYINTSGEIAIPPIYDVADYFHSGRAVVGKGGLNTIIDKQGQPLLPMQEADIKNFDDGISLRITEERQDIIDQNGDQIATLHNMVYGRQFSEGLALVQMENGYSYVNKEGQLLFTPRPYEDAEDFTNGLARVCSGYDAEQKGKCAYIDRLGNYVFKEKYFTEPEG from the coding sequence ATGGATTCGGACTTTGATAATCACACAACCACCCCCTTTTTCTACTACGCAGAAGACGGCCTCTACGGGTATATTGATCCGAAAGGTGAAGTGGTCATTCCTGCCCGTTATTCGGAAGCCAATGCATTTTCAGAAGGTTTGGCCCTCGTCCGGCAAGGCGACAAACAGGGCTTTATCAATGGCCGGGGTGAATGGGTGTTTTCAACAGAATTTGACGAGATCTTTCCCTTTGCCGGAGGGCGGGCAGTAGTATACAAGGATGGGCTGGCAGGATATATAGATACTTCCGGCAAAGTGGTCATAGCCCCGCAGTTTGCCGAAGCCTGGTCTTTTAGCGAGGGGGTGGCCGCTGTACAACATGCGGATGGGCTCTATGGATACATAGACAGTACCGGCACCTATGTAATACCCCCGCAATATGCCTATGCCGAAGCCTTTTCCGAAGGGCTGGCCGCTATTGCCACACACAGCTATAAGGATGAATACGGCGATGAGGTAATTGATAGCATCGGGTATATTAATACAAGCGGGGAAATCGCCATCCCGCCCATCTATGATGTGGCTGACTATTTTCATAGTGGACGTGCAGTAGTAGGCAAGGGAGGTCTGAATACCATAATCGATAAACAAGGCCAACCACTCCTTCCAATGCAGGAGGCGGACATCAAAAACTTTGACGACGGAATCAGCCTGCGCATTACAGAAGAAAGACAGGATATCATAGACCAGAATGGTGATCAGATAGCTACTCTCCATAATATGGTCTACGGGAGGCAATTCAGCGAGGGACTGGCCCTGGTGCAAATGGAAAATGGGTATAGCTATGTAAATAAAGAGGGGCAGCTCCTGTTTACACCCCGCCCCTATGAAGATGCGGAAGACTTCACCAATGGCCTGGCCCGTGTGTGTTCAGGCTACGACGCTGAGCAAAAAGGAAAATGCGCTTACATTGACCGCCTGGGCAATTACGTTTTTAAAGAAAAGTACTTCACAGAGCCGGAGGGGTAA
- a CDS encoding DUF4157 domain-containing protein, whose protein sequence is MSTSEKQHNQSQGQHGSRSLANQPQAGIPAQYVQDQRPQAVVQAKMQSLAANGPKGQQAAQLQALADKGPRAQRMARLQAKADAGPAGTGLPGGKSGNSDLPAQLQQNMESMSGVSLAGTKVHKNSSAPAQLNAHAYAQGNNIHLASGQEKHLPHEAWHVVRQKQGRVQPTKQMKGKTAINDDKGLEREADVMGAKAAGMSPAGPAQMMSFNNDTAQGHVAQLAEKKDSYRGGAELELESPYVNLQLENVPKLKNDENEQGLQAALALALKGLEIDSFNNNSIRGKEWALTVETTSKSFRRIDPNNVDMETRVELILGGPTGSLLVDLPGIAEEAALAMRGLNEKGHFGFKNFGQRVKQHFNKIANNWGMPDPGIDWDNIKVKGLWNKPITDKKKWQVQVTMGVALDDIRKVSGIIDSGFKGGVSASAINDNVSATDILEQLSYLYGYDLSSVNNNLHNSRSLRNQTSLISAGLNLKREQSKRYVDEKQGRYILGNSQEKSSQKLDLLEQREIENNYYQAFNKHKGTPDLDIEVLRGLARILSAYIRGASAAPNYGDGPKHAMIMAIKNPLNSIVESAFGEDSLYNENDAHPSVYLLEACANLIRERVEGGNAFWGWKDRKNNEEIALSPTEWREALLSNGEDLIGTYEKKYRFGQVASIPKVNPTIDSDNQKGGAPVIEYRNAGEFSPSDMPNYFRDIYKVL, encoded by the coding sequence ATGTCCACCTCAGAAAAGCAGCATAATCAATCGCAAGGGCAGCATGGTTCCCGGAGTCTGGCCAACCAGCCACAAGCCGGTATTCCTGCACAGTATGTACAGGACCAACGCCCTCAGGCGGTAGTACAGGCGAAGATGCAGTCCCTGGCGGCAAATGGCCCCAAAGGGCAGCAGGCTGCCCAGCTTCAGGCTCTGGCGGATAAGGGCCCCCGTGCCCAGCGCATGGCCCGGCTACAGGCCAAAGCGGACGCGGGCCCGGCTGGTACGGGCCTGCCTGGCGGCAAAAGCGGTAACTCTGACCTGCCTGCTCAGCTACAGCAGAATATGGAAAGCATGAGCGGGGTGAGTCTGGCCGGCACTAAGGTACATAAGAACAGTAGTGCGCCTGCCCAGCTTAATGCGCACGCCTACGCGCAGGGAAATAACATACACCTGGCGAGCGGACAGGAAAAGCACCTGCCTCATGAGGCCTGGCATGTGGTCCGGCAAAAGCAGGGACGTGTACAGCCTACAAAACAGATGAAAGGCAAAACGGCCATTAATGATGATAAAGGCCTGGAGAGAGAAGCGGATGTGATGGGGGCAAAAGCGGCAGGTATGAGTCCGGCAGGGCCTGCTCAGATGATGTCTTTCAATAATGACACGGCCCAGGGGCATGTGGCCCAGCTCGCAGAAAAAAAAGACTCTTACCGCGGTGGGGCAGAGCTTGAACTTGAAAGCCCTTATGTAAATCTCCAGCTCGAAAACGTGCCTAAATTAAAAAATGATGAAAACGAACAGGGACTGCAGGCAGCATTAGCGCTTGCATTGAAAGGCCTGGAAATAGACTCTTTTAATAACAATTCCATAAGGGGCAAAGAGTGGGCATTGACTGTAGAAACCACGTCGAAAAGTTTCCGGAGGATTGACCCCAATAATGTCGATATGGAAACAAGGGTCGAACTTATTCTTGGAGGGCCTACCGGAAGTTTACTTGTCGATCTTCCGGGTATTGCGGAAGAGGCGGCACTAGCCATGAGGGGATTGAATGAGAAGGGGCACTTTGGGTTTAAGAATTTCGGACAAAGAGTAAAGCAACATTTTAATAAGATTGCCAATAATTGGGGTATGCCTGATCCGGGTATTGACTGGGATAATATCAAGGTGAAGGGTCTATGGAATAAGCCAATTACTGATAAAAAGAAGTGGCAGGTTCAGGTAACTATGGGGGTGGCTCTTGATGATATCCGTAAGGTAAGCGGTATTATTGACAGTGGTTTTAAAGGTGGAGTAAGTGCTTCGGCTATCAATGATAATGTATCAGCTACCGATATTCTGGAGCAACTGAGCTATTTATATGGCTATGATTTATCAAGTGTAAATAATAACCTTCATAATAGCCGGTCATTGCGTAATCAGACATCCTTAATTAGTGCAGGCCTCAACCTGAAGCGGGAACAGAGCAAGAGGTATGTGGATGAGAAACAAGGAAGATATATTTTAGGTAACTCACAGGAAAAATCGAGTCAGAAGCTGGATTTATTGGAGCAACGTGAAATTGAGAATAATTATTATCAAGCATTTAATAAGCATAAGGGAACCCCTGATCTTGATATTGAGGTATTGAGAGGCCTGGCCAGAATATTGTCAGCATATATCAGAGGGGCATCGGCAGCGCCTAACTATGGTGATGGACCAAAGCACGCTATGATCATGGCAATCAAAAACCCTCTGAATAGTATCGTAGAATCTGCCTTCGGAGAAGATTCCTTGTATAACGAAAATGACGCCCATCCAAGTGTTTACCTATTGGAAGCCTGCGCTAACTTAATAAGAGAAAGAGTTGAAGGTGGTAACGCTTTTTGGGGGTGGAAGGATAGAAAAAACAATGAGGAGATAGCACTCAGCCCTACTGAGTGGAGAGAAGCATTATTAAGTAATGGGGAAGATTTGATCGGGACTTATGAAAAGAAGTACAGGTTTGGTCAGGTAGCCAGTATACCAAAGGTAAATCCAACTATTGATTCCGATAACCAAAAAGGCGGGGCTCCGGTAATCGAATACAGAAACGCGGGTGAGTTTTCGCCTTCTGATATGCCCAATTATTTCAGGGACATTTATAAGGTATTATAA
- a CDS encoding aminotransferase class I/II-fold pyridoxal phosphate-dependent enzyme encodes MAQALDTLNDIINDATRRGVAHNFTEDEQLSGARVTVNGQELVNFGSCSYLGLEFHSALKQGVIDAVNKYGTQFSTSRTYLAVGLYKELEEELFNIFHKPLLVTATTTLGHLAALPTIVGDDDAVIMDLQVHSSIQMTAQMLKARKIPLYVVPNNSMEALENKVKLLQNRHRKIWFLTDGVFSMYGNTPPMDKLVSLLDRYKQLHLYIDDAHGMSWMGKNGQGYVHTVVPHHEKMVVVISMTKGFACAGGVVIFPNEEMRDRVKNCGGTLIFAGPVQPPLLGAAVASAKLHQTEEFARLQADLQNKIAYINRRLVELNLPLYEASDAPVFFVSAGLPRITYNIVNRMKRRGYHINSAAFPAVPMKKSGIRFMVNVMHSYEDIEGMLLALQEEYVLGLQEEGSSFEEVARVFRLPAFTIQVEKSIKEVVSQETTGLREEKYRSVASLPVAEWNYYMAEGGCHTHSNLLNLERGFSGHGQKENNASFYYHKVTDEKGGIVSLAFFTYNIAKDDMFASAAVSARAEEIRRTEDPYYLVSGQVMTGTPFSLGRSVYLNKEHPAWKEALQRLLDNMQQVADAEGATRLMLRDFFEDDRNGLKEVLLDLGMIDYRLPGRCVVENLSWNTQEEYLASLGGKYRYNVRKEILPYADRFRVSYHKPATEAERQHGYALYRQVADKALQMNAFPLPYEVFTMMYDDPAYDIIQLYTDDREEAVALLFSYHNGEDYTGLAVGLDYTCIRTHNTYKQILYRSVLRARELGCVRNDLAYTAELEKKKVGATVRANYAFVQATEHLSHAIMETLS; translated from the coding sequence ATGGCCCAGGCACTAGATACGCTTAACGATATTATTAATGATGCTACGCGGCGTGGAGTCGCCCATAACTTTACTGAAGATGAGCAGCTATCAGGTGCCCGTGTTACGGTGAACGGTCAGGAGTTGGTTAATTTCGGTTCCTGTTCCTATCTCGGGCTGGAGTTTCACTCTGCATTAAAGCAGGGTGTAATTGATGCTGTAAATAAATACGGTACCCAGTTTTCTACATCGCGTACGTACCTGGCTGTGGGCCTCTATAAAGAACTGGAAGAGGAGCTGTTCAACATATTCCATAAGCCGCTGTTAGTCACCGCTACTACCACCCTGGGGCACCTGGCGGCCTTGCCTACGATCGTTGGGGATGACGATGCTGTTATCATGGACCTGCAGGTACACAGCAGTATTCAGATGACGGCACAAATGCTGAAGGCGCGTAAAATACCCTTGTACGTAGTGCCTAATAACTCGATGGAAGCCCTGGAGAATAAGGTAAAGCTCCTGCAGAATAGGCACCGTAAGATATGGTTCCTTACCGATGGGGTCTTTTCTATGTACGGTAATACGCCGCCTATGGATAAGCTTGTGAGCCTGCTGGATAGGTATAAGCAGCTACACCTGTACATAGACGATGCCCACGGTATGAGCTGGATGGGTAAGAATGGCCAGGGCTATGTACATACTGTGGTGCCTCATCATGAAAAAATGGTGGTGGTGATCTCTATGACAAAGGGCTTTGCCTGTGCAGGCGGGGTGGTCATATTCCCTAATGAAGAGATGCGCGACCGGGTAAAAAACTGCGGGGGTACACTCATATTTGCAGGCCCTGTACAGCCGCCGCTTCTCGGGGCTGCAGTAGCCTCTGCTAAACTGCACCAGACGGAGGAGTTTGCCCGCCTTCAGGCTGACCTGCAAAATAAGATCGCCTACATTAACCGCCGGCTGGTGGAGCTGAACCTGCCCCTGTATGAGGCATCAGACGCACCGGTATTTTTTGTAAGTGCAGGATTGCCGCGTATCACGTACAACATCGTCAACCGTATGAAGCGCCGTGGCTATCATATAAACAGTGCCGCCTTTCCGGCAGTGCCGATGAAAAAAAGCGGAATTCGCTTCATGGTTAACGTCATGCACAGCTATGAAGATATCGAAGGCATGTTGCTGGCTCTGCAGGAAGAATACGTGCTGGGTCTGCAGGAGGAGGGGAGCAGCTTTGAGGAAGTAGCCCGGGTTTTTCGCTTACCGGCCTTTACTATACAGGTTGAAAAGAGTATAAAAGAAGTAGTCTCACAGGAAACTACCGGGCTTAGGGAGGAAAAGTACCGCTCAGTAGCTTCTTTGCCTGTTGCCGAGTGGAATTACTATATGGCCGAAGGTGGTTGCCATACTCACAGCAACCTGCTGAATCTGGAAAGGGGCTTTTCCGGACACGGGCAAAAGGAGAATAATGCCTCCTTCTATTATCATAAAGTTACCGATGAGAAGGGAGGGATCGTTTCGCTTGCCTTCTTTACGTACAATATAGCCAAGGATGATATGTTCGCCTCTGCCGCGGTATCTGCCCGGGCAGAAGAGATACGCCGGACGGAAGACCCTTACTACCTGGTATCCGGGCAGGTGATGACGGGGACGCCCTTTTCCCTGGGGAGGTCTGTATACCTGAATAAAGAGCATCCGGCATGGAAGGAAGCCCTCCAGAGACTCCTTGACAACATGCAGCAGGTGGCAGATGCTGAGGGGGCCACCAGGCTTATGCTGCGTGACTTCTTTGAAGATGATCGCAATGGACTGAAGGAGGTACTGCTGGACCTCGGCATGATTGATTACCGCCTGCCTGGGCGTTGTGTGGTGGAGAATCTGTCATGGAACACGCAGGAAGAATACCTGGCCTCGCTAGGGGGTAAGTACCGGTATAATGTACGGAAGGAGATTTTACCCTATGCGGACCGGTTCAGGGTAAGCTACCATAAACCGGCTACGGAAGCAGAGCGACAGCACGGGTATGCCCTGTACCGCCAGGTGGCGGATAAGGCCTTGCAGATGAATGCCTTTCCACTGCCGTATGAGGTGTTTACTATGATGTATGATGACCCTGCCTATGATATTATACAGTTATACACAGATGACAGGGAGGAGGCTGTAGCCTTATTATTCAGCTACCATAACGGGGAAGATTACACAGGCCTGGCAGTGGGACTGGACTATACCTGCATACGAACCCATAACACATACAAACAGATCCTTTATCGTTCGGTCTTACGGGCACGGGAGCTAGGGTGTGTACGCAATGACCTGGCTTACACTGCTGAACTGGAGAAGAAAAAAGTAGGGGCTACGGTTAGAGCAAACTACGCCTTTGTCCAGGCTACGGAGCACCTGAGTCATGCTATTATGGAAACCCTCTCTTAG
- a CDS encoding tetratricopeptide repeat protein: protein MKKLLVLFFLAMVLIPNPATAQSPGDHIELADTLLWNDEYEKVKYHLQQADSILTLAPDPDARLYYQIILGDYYLDQQQYPQAAEAYEPLLKMKAHASEKMRLKLAKAINDLGITYYHLGEMQRARTMHHQSLILYDGDLQGISYNYNNLAIIAKQQKTAGQRNCIFQEKSGSLHRPAG from the coding sequence ATGAAAAAACTTCTGGTCCTATTCTTTCTGGCCATGGTCCTCATACCCAATCCGGCTACTGCCCAATCCCCCGGGGACCATATTGAACTGGCCGACACCTTATTGTGGAATGATGAGTACGAAAAAGTAAAATACCATCTGCAACAGGCTGACAGTATACTTACCCTTGCTCCCGACCCTGACGCCCGCTTGTATTACCAGATCATACTTGGGGACTACTACCTGGACCAGCAGCAGTACCCACAGGCTGCGGAAGCCTATGAACCCTTATTGAAAATGAAGGCTCACGCCTCAGAAAAAATGAGGCTGAAACTGGCCAAAGCTATAAACGACCTGGGGATAACCTATTATCACCTGGGAGAAATGCAGCGGGCCAGAACAATGCACCATCAAAGCCTCATCCTATATGATGGCGACCTGCAGGGCATAAGCTATAACTATAATAATCTGGCTATTATAGCTAAACAACAAAAAACAGCCGGACAGCGCAATTGTATATTTCAGGAAAAGTCTGGAAGCCTCCATAGACCTGCCGGATAG
- a CDS encoding GAF domain-containing protein, translating into MTDYKIRSEPAIKNSVLVYMTAALFLCLTEFVSDFKASSPALALAFVTEALVVTYLVYQYPSSELVRVILIASIYFFIEAHFFNLPLTFHVVIYWLPLVPVVALIVQNIRSACIWGLVVLVTHLFNYLYTDSITDGTYTIEASLPSYLLTGAIFISLMIACAYLLYQLLGMAYSKVMTKNQELETLRNEIEFKNKRLTNYQEILIRLSKDKSIYRQGENHLFHVLCRTVVSTLEINRASVWILDEKREYLVRKYIYDEAEDSDEPVSLLAANYPAYFQAIYNKAYIDASDALLHPDTSEFSSSYLKPLNIKSMLDCPIKVDQKVWGVICCENKFGHRHWEIEDILFVQSIADLIALSFKNRRIKNLLNQLQTNNLDLATKNQAIASMNGQLNELNEKLQDANSTLEEKVTLRTRTLKEKNKLLTEYAFINSHLLRAPLARVLGLSQLIAREVHLESDKVLIQTLISSTEELDAIIKKISDLLYDGEGISREDIEQIVEDKLKRL; encoded by the coding sequence TTGACTGATTACAAAATCCGGTCGGAACCAGCTATAAAAAACTCAGTACTGGTGTACATGACGGCGGCACTTTTCCTCTGTCTCACGGAGTTCGTTTCAGACTTCAAAGCATCTTCACCAGCACTGGCCCTCGCTTTTGTGACTGAAGCACTCGTAGTTACCTACCTGGTGTACCAGTATCCTTCGTCTGAATTAGTCAGAGTCATATTAATAGCGTCTATATACTTTTTCATAGAGGCGCATTTTTTTAACCTGCCCCTAACCTTTCATGTTGTTATCTACTGGTTACCTCTGGTGCCGGTAGTAGCACTCATCGTGCAAAATATCCGTTCTGCATGCATATGGGGCCTGGTGGTACTGGTTACGCATCTGTTTAACTACCTGTATACCGACAGCATTACAGACGGCACGTATACCATAGAAGCTTCTTTGCCCTCCTACCTGCTCACCGGAGCTATTTTTATTTCATTGATGATAGCATGTGCCTACCTGCTTTATCAGCTATTAGGCATGGCCTACTCTAAAGTGATGACAAAAAATCAGGAACTGGAAACGTTAAGAAACGAAATTGAATTTAAAAATAAGCGACTTACCAACTACCAGGAAATCCTCATCCGCCTGTCTAAAGACAAGTCAATTTACCGCCAGGGTGAAAACCACCTCTTTCATGTTCTCTGCCGTACTGTCGTATCTACCCTCGAGATAAACCGGGCCAGCGTATGGATACTGGATGAAAAGCGGGAGTACCTGGTGCGAAAATATATCTACGACGAGGCAGAAGATAGTGATGAACCGGTAAGCCTGCTTGCGGCCAACTACCCCGCCTACTTCCAGGCGATTTATAATAAGGCATATATTGATGCCAGTGATGCTTTGTTGCACCCCGATACCAGCGAGTTTTCCAGCAGTTACCTGAAACCATTGAATATTAAAAGTATGCTGGACTGCCCCATCAAAGTAGACCAAAAGGTGTGGGGCGTTATCTGCTGCGAGAATAAATTCGGACACCGTCACTGGGAAATTGAGGACATACTTTTTGTGCAATCTATCGCCGACCTTATCGCGCTGAGTTTTAAAAATCGCCGGATAAAAAACCTCCTGAATCAACTACAGACGAACAACCTGGACCTGGCTACCAAAAACCAGGCAATCGCCTCCATGAACGGTCAGCTTAATGAGCTGAATGAAAAACTGCAGGATGCCAACTCCACCCTGGAGGAGAAAGTGACCCTTCGTACACGTACGCTGAAAGAAAAAAATAAACTGCTGACAGAGTATGCCTTCATCAACTCACATCTGCTACGGGCACCACTGGCAAGGGTGCTGGGACTGTCTCAGCTCATAGCAAGAGAAGTACACCTGGAGAGTGATAAGGTCCTGATTCAAACGTTGATTTCCAGTACGGAAGAGCTTGACGCAATCATAAAAAAGATAAGCGATCTGCTATATGACGGCGAGGGTATAAGCCGTGAGGATATTGAACAAATAGTAGAAGATAAACTCAAGAGGCTATGA
- a CDS encoding M23 family metallopeptidase, with protein MRRVHHYLLLIVCLLTDGFLLPEDFRMPVVGASRADYNQASFWYHPWGKSGVHKGVDIFAADNTPVQPAVSGIVIYTGKFKRGGNVVLVLGPKWRVHYYAHLSRIDTDAFSIVGEGDNLGRVGTTGNAAGKPPHLHYAIFSLLPYWWLSDDSPQGVRKMWYLDPVARLNEL; from the coding sequence ATGCGTAGAGTTCATCACTATTTATTATTGATTGTATGTTTGCTCACAGACGGATTTCTGCTGCCGGAAGACTTCAGGATGCCGGTGGTGGGGGCAAGCCGTGCGGATTATAACCAGGCATCTTTTTGGTACCATCCCTGGGGTAAGTCAGGTGTGCACAAAGGGGTGGATATTTTCGCAGCAGACAACACACCCGTACAGCCGGCCGTCAGCGGTATTGTGATCTACACCGGCAAGTTTAAACGTGGGGGTAATGTGGTCTTGGTGCTGGGACCAAAGTGGCGGGTTCATTACTATGCCCATTTGAGCCGTATAGACACGGATGCCTTTTCAATAGTAGGGGAGGGAGACAACCTGGGTAGGGTGGGCACCACCGGCAATGCTGCCGGTAAACCTCCTCACTTACACTATGCTATTTTCTCCCTGCTTCCTTATTGGTGGCTTAGCGACGACTCTCCGCAGGGGGTAAGAAAGATGTGGTATCTGGACCCTGTGGCAAGGCTCAATGAGTTGTAA